In Tenrec ecaudatus isolate mTenEca1 chromosome 9, mTenEca1.hap1, whole genome shotgun sequence, the DNA window CCTCCCTGAGTACAGAATAACCTTCCAATAAACTCCTTCTCTCCACCTAAATTAATTCAAGCTGCTTTTATGCAACCAGTAGCCAAGGAAATGCTACCTTTATATACCATACAAACCCCCAGGTAATTAATTTGACCCCATGGTGTTGAGGCCGAGGAATACTGCTGGAGGTTCAACTGGACCTGCAGCAAATCTGGTTTCAATCCACAGGCTGGCACGTAGACAGgatacgccccccccccccccacaggcctTCTTCGCTGGGCAGTGCGCGTTCGTTCCCAAGACGCCCAATTACTTACAAACACAACAAGATCGTATCTAAGCTTATGGACTTCCTTGCTTCTGAACACAGAGAACAGTGACAATGTTCTGGCTAAGGGCATGAAGGCCAGGGTTCTCTGATCGCTCTGGATCCTCGGGAACATTGTCCGATCCAAAGAAAGAAGGGTCGCTGTGCCACAAAGGTCCTGCTCAGAATCGTGGTGCTTGTGTAACAAGACAACACGAATGCAACTAGAGAAATTAGTATTAACCTGATCGCTTGTTGCCATTACCTGGTTATTCTGTTAACAACAGGTGTGTTCCATGGATGGATTCAAGGGGGCCCGGTGACTCAAAAGCACTTGGGTAGCTGGAGAGACGGCAGTTTTAAACCAAAATTAAGGGTCCAACACAAAAGCTCTGCAAATAATTGGTTTTAAGCTTCTCTAAGGATTGATTCTAAGAGGCAGCTCCCAGGAATTCAAAATTTAAGAGGCAAAAGAAGTAAAATCCAGTTTGCAAAAGAGGAATAAGTCACATACCTGTAAATCACCCTTTCTATGTTTCCTCTTACCCCTGCGGGATAAaggataggctttctactcccattaacagtttagtctctgaaacccagagggaccgttctattctgccctttagggtcactaggagttggaatcaactcagtagcagtgagtgtggtttggactTTAGTTTGGATTTTGGATTTTAGTAACACAATACATTCACAATCAACGTAAGTGCCCAGTTTGCTTTGACCTAGTAGCCTATATAGGGACAACCTGACACGCAGGGTTGAGGTCAGAACCCCCCTGCCAAAAAAAAATAATGAGCCTCACGGTACTCAAATATTGGCAGTAAAAGCAAATATTCAGCAGCTCTGCTGTAGACCTTTCGCTTCACCCAAAGAGCATGCACCCTAAGGACCTGATCTTCCTTATCTCGCAGGCTACCAGGACTCGGCGAAGTCTAACTCTCAACACAGTCACTGCAATAAATAAAACCCTTGCATCCTAACTGTGTTAAAGCTGCACTCTCTGCCCTTCACCAACTttaagaaatagaaaagagaggGAAAAGTAAAATTTCTTATTTCCCACATCATTTTAAGCTTATAGAAACTTACAtatttgttttgcctacccatggAGCACAGTACCTGAACTTAATGCATGCTAATAATGGGGAGGAGAGCATCATATTGCAAAATCCATTTCTTCTTAGCTACATACACTTACTTAAATAACTGGGTCTTAGATACGAACAGAACATTGTTTCCCAAACTTCTTTCCACAAGATCATTGCCATATCCCTTTTGGAAAACTCCAGTCCATCAGTCTTCCCTTGTAACCTACCGTGAATCTTCCCGTCCTTATTACCGAGCAGATGGGAGTAACTGGGATCAGTGAGAGACCTTTCTCTCTTTTCACACTGAAAACGTTTATGTCGATATAGTTACTGAACTTGACCCAAACTCAACCGGCAAGAAAAAGTAAATTGCTATACTAAATATTTGAAAGAATATTAAGGTATGGCTATTTAATTAACATATCTCAAAAGCCCCTGTCAAACCATACATAAGAGTGTCACTTTTGAAAAGTCTCTTTACGGTTTCCATTTGGTATTCTTGAGGGTGCCAAGAGGGAAACAAGAGCTAGCTGAGCTATATTTTTGATCACTTCTGTGCTGTTTAAAGTAGGATTGCAGGACAAGAccttaaaaaatacatttaaataaaGATAAGATTCAGCCCTTTTTACCTTTCAGTTCCCATCAGGGAAATCATGAGTAGTGATTTACTTCTAGTGCTTTTAGGAAACAAAGAAGCATGTGCTTGAAGGGGCAACGTTGTACTGATGCTCACCTGCATGGACATTCCTTCCACTCTGGCCACACAGGCAACCCTGTCCAGGAAGGTCACGGCCACAGGCACAGCCACAAAGAAGCCTTTGAAAAAGGCCTTGAAGTATCTTTTCACCCAGCCTTGAGACTGTGCCATCTCTGAAAATATGAAGAAACAACATATGAGGTTAGCcctgaggaaaatgaaaaagaCACAGAAACAGGTCAAGGAAATAAAGGTTAGAAGACAGCAACCTAGTCTCttaatatatttcacattcatcCAAGTAACCAGGAGACTGCATCTGACTTAAAATTCCCAAAgagtgcggcatcaggattggaggaaggcttatgaacaacctatggtatacagatgacacaacctggcttgctgaaagagaggaagaattgaagcacttgctcatgagcATCAAGGaaagcagccttcagtatggattacagctcagtgTAAAGGAGACCCAGATCCCACAGCTGGAcccacaggtaacatcatgaaaaatggagaaaagtttgaagttgtcaaagactttgcctgacttggatccacaatcaatgctcatagaaacaatagtgaaaagatcaaaagacacattgcattaggtaaatctgctgtgcaagacccctttagagtgttgaagagcaagtgtattactttgaggactaatgtgcatcTGGTCCAAGCCATTGTATTCTCTATAGCATCATATGCCTGTGAATGTTGGATGTTGACTAGGGAAGACcattgaaaaatcaatgtatttgaaataTGTTGTGGGaggagaattttgaaagtaccatggacttagaAAAGAGTAAAGATGGCATCCAAGTAGAATCACCCACATGGCACTCCTGTTAtttgaccagaaaattaagagacaggcatgggaagcaagcctgagcaGAAAACAGGACCATCGGTTCTCGAGGGTCTTGGGAGGGGAGGttaaggcaggggaagggagcggtGATCAAAAAACACCACATTTAAGGGAACAACAGGGGAATTAAAGTCAACAATGAGGATGACAGATATActgggggtgctggagcagcagcaatctagctgaaaggaatttctaagaggtggaagaagggcaagtgtgatggtggggcaggaggaaggtagaaggaaacaaaggaaatatctaggaagcaaagatatggatcaacataggtgtgtacatatgtaaatatattaattcataaaaataaaagtattggcctgtatacatatatttttatggcaatacattgaggaagtagacGGACTTTGGGGCACTGCTCAAGTCCTTTGTCAAtgctagaacactttcttctaacaacctggcattctgtggtgcttacCCTCCCAgcaccattgctgaagacaaaattggtacacaagcaaatgtggtaaagaaagctgatggtccctggatatcaaaaggtatagtgtctgtatTCTTATAGTctggaagttaaacaagtggccatctagcagagaagcaagaagcacacatggaagaaacacaccagcctgtgcgatcatgaggtgttgacaggatcaatcAACATATATCAGGAGACCCAAAACAACTACAAAAATATActgttgagaacaaagggggttggagcagagacccaaccccatctgtagacaatgggacatccccacacagaagggtcacaaggaagggatgaatcaaccagggagcagtacagcaccgatgaaacatacaatattcctctagttcattgagacttcctcaccccccactatcatgacccccagcCTGCCTTCACttagggctagaccagagcatgtacaatggtacagacaagagctcacgacacacagaatcaatGTCAGATAAACCTCTCGGGAATAGAatgtgagtagcaataccaggaagataGGGGGAAAGTGGAAAGAGTTGGGGAGgaagaaccgattgcaatgatggaTACATAACTACACACACCCCCtcaagggggaagaacaacagaaatcttgggggaagggagacagcagtcggggtgagatatgaaaataataataatttattatttatcaaggggttaggaagcgggggaagaggagcttataccaagggctcaagtagagtaaatgtttagaaaataatgatagctacatatgtacaaatatgcttgtacATTGATGtatattgatgtatagattgttgtaagagctgtaagagcccccaataaaatgatcttttacaaataataataataataataaactgaggtagttactttattgtgccaacctggccaataaacacatgtgggattaattgaagggcagagggataaatggctgggtgagcctcaactttctagctatcgggtctcttgctttgtgatggtcataccagggtgcagctgccttggccagttccctgtttcagcttgcaaggctgacttcctacaaAACATCCTCAAGGATAAACCACATGGccttaccccaatgcagccctgggtgatggagcaccagtgtggaaacccctgccagcactgagatgcttacacattcacggactcagctttcctcctgtagtcagcatcattgcatctgttttgtgagatggaggagaactttgtggattggtgttggacacatgggttaatgttggacttgtgggattgggcaacactgagttgggatgttttcttgatgcacacttcacctttatataaaattctctcttatacatgagtttctgtggatttgtttctctaaagtacccagactaatacataaaCAAAacattaacattaaaaaaatgccatggactgcaaaaaggagaaactgatctgtattggaagaagtaaacgCCAACTGGATAGCACGAAACAACTTCAAAAACATTAGAGCCCCAATATCTAAGCGTGACTGTTCAACTAATGCTTTTCTCAGCCTTCCTTACATCTAGGTGTGATTGTGCGAGGAGGTTCTGAACAGTAGTATGTGGACATAAATCGTAATCTTAACTTTTGTCAATGCCCTTAAAAGGTGAATGCTCTCCTCTTTCCATCCCTATGTTATGGAACAAGTAAATAAGTAGGGACAGGAGTAGTCAACTGATATCCTAACCAATACAACAATGAAATCTATACATACTCAGGGAAAAATGCACTGTACATAAATTTCATAAATAGCAAGCTCTCAGGTGTTACTGCAGCAATTTGATGGATTTTCATCATTTCTAAGGGTAGAGAGATTTTTCCACTGTCTCATGACAGGAAAATCCAAAGAGTTAGACATCCAAATGGGCTGCCCTACTAGACTAAATGGAACAGTCCAGCAGGAAAACACCTTTCCTGCCTGGGAAAGACAAATGATCAGTTTGTCTGCTCACTTCTCCTTGCCAGTCATGGCCATTGAGTATATTTCAAGGCACAGTGACACTTTttcacagagtagaacagcccggGTAGGTTTCCAAACTGTTAGCCTTTAGAGAGaagaaagccacgtctttctcccacaagagCAGGTAGTGGTCTTGAGCGGCTGATTTTGTAGTTTGTAACCCAAGTGTAACCCACTGTGGCCCTGGAGCTCCGCCTCTGTCCACTGTCACACACAAATCTCTATGGAAAGAATTGGGAGCAGGAGGCGAGTTGGGGCCAGAGGACCCTGACTACTCTCCCTCCTTAAGGTGTGACCCTAAAtcagactgtgttagtctgggtggactagagaaacaattcatagacactcatatgcatataagaaagagctttatatacaagagcaattgaatattgagaaaacatcccagccccgtccagatcaagtccataagtctgatagtaacccatatgtcctcttcagactcaggaaacatatACAATGACACCTGCTGCAAAGATGGCTCACTTTTCACCCatcaggatggcaaaactgaccaatgtcCATGTTACAGTTCTGTTTTTACAATCACAATTAACCGTGTTAACAATAGCAAACAACTGAATCATATaatgctatcagcatcttcccccgTCTTCTCTTACTCAAGATCATCAGGAAGAGTTGTTTGGTGGGCGTTACTGAAAAGACTCTGGCTAGAAGAACCGCATCAAGTAACTCAATGCACCATAGGCAATGAGAAGGTGGGaagtgaaggagggggaaatcagtgaatgtggaaaaagcagaaaaaaattaATCAAATTCCAGATACTCAGTTCTAAAGATTTCACCTGGTGAACCCAATTTACACTTAAAATGAAAGCGGAAAGTCTGAAGATATGTTATTACGGGAGTCACTGAGTGGCACAAAGTTTAAGCATTCGAccactaactaaaaggttggcagtttgaacccccctgaacccacctagaggcaccttggaagctaGCCTGGCAATCAGAATCTGAGAGGTCTCAGCGTTGCAAACCCTGTGAAGTTGCTCTTCTCTGCATGCCTGAGACTGCCCAGAGACCAACAAACAGGAGTGTTTCTCAGCAATTAAGAGAGACCAGAATTACTACCCATGTGGAAGATCCACTGCTGCAGCTAGGGAACCACTTGCGAAGGACTTCATCCCAAACAGTCTGCATCTCATTTCAGTTTAAACGTATTTTCCCTTGAAATGGCGCACACAAGATAAGGGAGCACGATGATGGGGCGATCACAGTGTCCTCACGCTGACAGAGTGAAAGAATTCGCCAGAGCTATCCATCCAGAGCAGAGGAGCCCAAGCACTATTCAGTCTCCCGCCCAgttcagaaaaataaataaagacttaGTGCCCCGCTGGCGATTAAATGCTTTGGTACTATGGTCCATAATCCAGGGTGAAGTGTAGTTCTCTCCTTTTGCAGCCCCCCTGGATAATTTCACTGCATCCCAAGGGTGCTATCACCCATTTGGGGCGGGGGTGTTATATTGACCTAGTACAGTGGTTTTTAAACTTTGTTGACCCTGAAGAAATCTATATCACATAGGAACTGACTACCCACACCCGCACGCTTTTATACCCACATACATTTGCAGCAAGTGTAAAGTCCTCGAGGCCTCACAAAACAATGTTTATCCTTACTCTGTAGGATGCAATAATCTGATTCAATGCTACTTCATATCTTTAGTTTCAAATAGCTAAATTGACTTTATGACCCATTTCTGAGCTGTAGTCTGATCTAAACTATTCTAAAAATACCAGCCACTAACTCTcttttaaatattcaaaatgtCATAGGAAAAAGATGACTAATGACAACCTGAGATGGTTCTTCTCAGTGTACTGTTGTAATTGACACCAGTGAGGGTTATGTGTTTGCATGGATGGAATAAAAACCAGTCATCATTTTtaatctttcttttctctttttttaacagtTGTAGCTATATATAGTTCATCTATTTCGCAACCACCAAATGCATCCTAGATCAGTAATCTTTCACATCTGATACAAATGTAACTGCAAATATTAGAAGACAGTCAACTTAAAAATATGTT includes these proteins:
- the IMMP2L gene encoding mitochondrial inner membrane protease subunit 2, which gives rise to MAQSQGWVKRYFKAFFKGFFVAVPVAVTFLDRVACVARVEGMSMQPALNPGGSQSSDVVLLNHWKVRNFEVQRGDIVSLV